Sequence from the Microplitis demolitor isolate Queensland-Clemson2020A chromosome 2, iyMicDemo2.1a, whole genome shotgun sequence genome:
ttttttttttaaatgaacaaattACCGCTTccgtggaaaaaatttaaatattcaaaatcttgataaaaatatgaaaaataaaaaccatacTTTTGATACTTTGTTTAAtgatttcttaatttaattgcaGGTATAACGAAGTAATCGGGTATTGGGTCtcttaacttttattaattaatcactttatacttgaaaaaaaaaataattaaagaatttatatattaaataatgttaataaaagcTTCTTCGTCTTTAATAGcctttttgttgtttttatttcgaaaataagtaatcattgttattaaataatcaaaaacaCAAAGTAAAGTGGTAGACACTGAGATAATGACAAAAAAgacacaaatatatttttaaaacattacaACATTCCGTGCAgaagttttctttaaaaaaaatttcctaaactaatcttttttttaggCAGTCACACTAGGATCCTTctgaagtaaaataataaaacataaattttatgaaataatttttattaaattacatttaaattttttaaatatttataatgaacaGTATTTTGTGCATATTTTTGAGCCACATTGAGCAGTTCATCGATACATATGTGCAATAAACAATAtatgaatgaataataaatacttgcagttgaaaataatttaataaaattaaaaaaattaatttaattgacacaataattaatattaatcagaaaattatttttcagttagttcataatttaaatatttacacgaCAActgcaataaatattaaatataattaggcaagcagtaattatttacataaatacatttctctcatttttaaaagtttttaaattcgcaattatttaaattttaaattgtaagtaaaaatagTCATTGGACTCTACACTTAAAGCGATCTacgcttttaatttttattattttatctaatggACAGTCTTGAAAGTggagaaatgaaattaataattaaatattaaaataaatatattaattattataatgattaattatttgaaactaAATCAATAGAAGCTACTGAGGAAGACACTTGTATAggaagttattttataatttaaagttcctgtacaaaaatatactctaaaaaattcaacaaattttttttcatataactGGCAAGCaaaactaattataattattattaatttattgagtattGTCTCGAGCTAAAATGTCTCAGCATCATCACACTGGGCAGTGTCATGTCCAAACACtagaaataaacaaatatttatcagaTAAATTACTTAGTAATTAATCGTGGCTCAGTTTCTAAATTaaaagacaaatttttaaattaattcaatttcgagataaaaattcttaataaaaataatagaggagagtggggtcaattgaaccaaaaatactttaacattttttttttatatgaataaaagcaaaatgataacttttttttacgaaattataatttattctatagactatcatttctcataagcacataacttaataaatgatcaaaatttttaataaatacgaaATTGTACAACTGCATCAAATGGTTCAATCGTCCTCTTTGCGGGGGCAATTGAACCACTATTTGGGGACAATTGAACCAAGAGTATTAGAACCTTAAACGAATGactttaaagaataatttactgttcattacagcttaaaactaaaattacaacacttctaataatattgattattttatataacattcTATGTTATAACAATCACTTTCAAAACttctgtaaatataattattttttttcttgattagTTTAGTTTGTTTTCACATTCAGTCAAGATGCGCGCGTATGTCTGATGCTCACAGTGTGATTCGTGTGGTTCAACCGTCCCCGAGAGTACTGTttcaattgaccccatatgattttattgaaataattagtttaaaaaaaaatattcaagaactattttactagaagtaaagttagaaatttatgactaatatatatatgaaggtattgcaaaaaaaattttaagtttacattttaaaatttttaaattattaaacaatttgtcgagagctgaaaaaaagattcagatgcctaaaaacacaaaaacttgaattttttaaaattaaatcatcatattAGTTCCAAATTTTGGTCAGACTAAGGCTtagtgtattaaaatataattccaataGGACGactcatttttcaatttttatcgattttttaagcttattGGTTCAATTGCCCCCTGGTTTAATTGACCCTACCCTCCCCTACTAAAGTTAGtcaacgtctaataatttttagatttttttaaaaacgataaattatttttaaaaaatattaaaaaaaaaaattcacctagaattttttcaattttctacatatgcatatttttagcattttttttttttgggatttatttggtgaaaaaaaatctaaaaattgttgattgtcTGGAAACGTCcggattatttataaaacgtcGTGCAAAATTTTGACAGAGTCAGAAACTGAGTCACAGTTcacgtattttttaaaaataaataaaaacttactcTCGCAATTTTCACAGTAAGGCCTTTCGACGGCAACTTTCTTAGacgatttttttacagtttgtTCTACTTCAAAGTCTTGCGATTGTTTGGGACAATCTTCAGTTTCATGAAGATCGAATTGGTCACAAATATCACAGAACATCCTCGGTGTGGctgtttttttatctatagTAAATTTACTGTAGTCATCGGCTTCATTTGCCGGTATGCCCATCTCGAGGACTTCTATTTTgcacaacaatttttcatttttcttctgCATGTCCACAATTACAGAGTTCAAAAAATCGATTTGTCCTTTGTAAGTCTCATTGTCTTCGATCAACTGCGTTAAATTAAcgtcattatcattattcccattatttttctttacgtCATTCATAACGATAGTTTGACGGGATGAATTTATTtccgttaaatttttattattttccatcTTAGTCTTTAGCTCTTCTAATGTGTGACTCAATTTAGTTGACAActgtttattttctttgtccAATAAGTTGTGATTTTCTCTCAACATTTCGGAGTCCTTTTTAACTTTTGTCAATTCGTCTGCCAGACTCTGAGTGCGTTTGactatttcattttcattatttgcTACGAGATCAGTAAgcgattgaatttttatttccgcatccttcaaatttttttccaaagatACTTTAACAGTctgaagatttttattttccacttTTACGGCATCGATTTCCAATCGTTTAACTTCTAATTCATGATCCTTAGTTTTATCTCCGTTAGTTAATTCATCTTTGTCTTTCTTCATTCCATCAATCTGCTTCTGCAAACTAGCAACTAGATCATCACGATTATTAAGCTCGTCTTTGACACTCGCGATAACTGTTTCGAGCTCTTGATTCTTACTTTTTACTATATTCATTTCTTTACAAGATTTTTCAAGCTCCAGTTCCAACTGCTTCAGTTTCTGATCAAAAGCAGCCTTTGAGTCTCGTAAAGATTGCAGCTGTTCGTTCTTCAAACTCTCAACCAAACTGTCACGCTCTCCAAGATCTTTCAATTTAACTTCCAactcttttttaaaaacttcgcGCTCACTCTCAATCACTTTAACTTTTTCCTCCAACGCCGCCTTGTCTTTCGCACCATCTTCGATGCTCTTCAAGTACCGATTCTTCTCCTCCTGCCATTCAACTCCCGTGTCTTTAATTCCCATCAACTCAACCTTCAATTTTTCACACTCTGCGCTTTTATTAGCAGTCAAAGATTCTAGTTCTTTTATCTTACCTTCAAGTTCTTTAGCATAACTCGCAGACTCACTTAATTTATCTTTCCATTCCCCTGCCGACTGATTCATCACCTCGATGGATTTTTTAAGATCTTTGTTACTCGATTCCAAGTGCGTGATCTGTTCCTTCAGTGTCGCAACCTCCAACGAGGCTTCAGATTGAGCACTAGCATAATTCGAATTAGCCAAAGCCAATTGAGTAAGACTGTCATTGTACTTGGCATTAAGATCCTGGACTACCAAACTAGCTTCCTCTTTCTCCTTCTTCAGATCATCAATCCTGATCTCCAAACTCTTGACCAGACTTTCCTTTTCTCCAGCCAAAGCTTCCAAACGAACCCTAGACTCTTTCTCTGCCTCCAACTTCAGCCTAAAATCTTCGAAAGATCTCTCACTCACAgatttttcgttaattaatttttctttactctCTTGCAAATTTTTACTCTCTTCCAACAAACTTTTAAGTTTCAGTTCCAATTCATCCGCATGCTTTTGCAACGCTTGAGACTTTTCTTCACTCGCAGACGACAATGACGAGTACTTGTCACTTAAACTAGACAAATTATCCTcagtaattttcaattttttattcaaatcttcAACTGTCTGctgctttattttattttcctccaCCAAAGCGTCTTTAATCTTCATAACTTCACCCAATTCTACTTCTTTAATCTTTAGCGCACTAATTTCTGCATTCAATTCCTCTTTGGACTTCACCTGAGCATCCAACTGATCCTTGAGCTCACCAGATTCACCTCTCAACTGTTCAACGACTTGATTAACAGCTTTAAGCTCTTCTTCAGCGCGATTTAATTTAGCTTCCGATGAAGTTGACAAGTTCTCTAGTTCAAATACTCGCTCGCGCAGTTGATCCAGTTCCTTTTCCTTCAGCCTCAAGTCTTCATTGTACTTGATCAGCTGATCAGAAGAATCAGCAGACGTACTGATAACACTAGATATTTCAGCCTCGAGTTTGCTCTTCTGTTCAATTAATtgtgatattttttcttcagaGTGCGACAACTTTTGATTAAATTCCGCGATATTAACTTCATACATTCTGAGCTCACTTTCCAAATTTGTTTTAGTTTGCTCAGACAAAGTGATTGCATCCTTCAACTCCGAAGTTTTTTCCAGCAGACTATTGATCTCCTCATCCTTGCTAGCTAACAAAGATTTCAGTTCCTTGATTTCGTGCTCCAGGTTACTAATCCTCGTAGACTTTTGGGTCATGTCAGCATTTATTTCCGTGATAAATCGTGTCTTTTCTTCCAACTTACTTTCAAAACTCTCTACCAATTGTTTTATTTCCGCGTCCTTTGATTTCTGGAGCTCCACTAGCTCAGTTTCCTTTACTTTCAAATCTTCATTGAGCTTTTCCAATTGAGCTGAATAGGCAGTAGAAGTTTTCTGAAGACTGGCCAGAGATTCTTCAAGCCtttgtttttcttcaataattattttattttcatttccagAGTTCATTtgcaaattttctatttttattttcaactcgTGATTCATTTCTTCCGCAATCTTGAGCTTCTTACTCAACTCTTCTAGCTGCTCGAGAGCTTTTTTCAACTCCGCATCCTTGTCTTGAGCCAGTGACTCCTGATTTTTAAGATCCTGAGCAAGTTTTTCGAgctgcaataaattttcttggtgCTTCAGCTTCAACTCATCAATCTGCTGATCCTTGTTTACCAATTgctcattcaaatttttagataatttatttatctgctCTTGATTTTCCGCCCTAAGCTGACCCAACGCAGTCTTTTGATCCTCTGCATGTCGGACAGTTTCATCCTCCAACTCTTTACTCTTTAATTCAACAAGTCTGTCCTTatcttcaataactttttcataCTTTGCTACAATAGAATCCCGTTCCAGCTTACcctcttcaataattttctcaatttgacatttcaatttttcaatttcctgTTTCATGACTTCACTATCATGTTCCCTTTCCttggtaattttttctagaaGTTTTGTCTTCTCCTCCAAACTCTGCTTAatttcttgataaattttctgatCACCAATTTCTTGATCTTTCTTGCCAACATTTTCTTCCTCTTGCCTACTCACTTTAACTTCCagctcattaattttttcttcatgttCTTTTATCAAGTCGTTTCTCTCAAGTATCTGTTTCTCTAGAGTTATTTTAGCTTCCTCCAGACACCAATTACGGTTCTGCAAttctataaaacaaattaacaataaatgatagcaataaaaaattcaaaagctatttataaataagtaattaccGAAAAATTCCGTCGTTTCATTCTGTAACTTTACCAACTCTTGTTCAGCTTCAAGTAGACGCGCATGTTCTTTCTCAAGTTGTATCACTCGTTCTCGTTCTTTAGTTAATTGACTCTCcaactcatttattttactctcaTTATAAGTGTTAATTacctaaattaatttatattaaattattttattaaatatcacagcatcatacatttattgttaatccacattaaaacaaacaaaaaattagacaaataaaataaatgttaataaattaaaattgttaacaaaacaattaaattaattatcacacatttttatattaatatatttaataaaataatttgaaatttaatttttaagccTCTAATTAAATGTCTTACAATTATTACTGTCTACCCTTTTAAACAATGTAAgggatttaaatattcaaaacttgaTCTAAAATAGAATTTGTTTGCAAAAACATTTAGTTATAAATTGTTAGTGgatattagtaataaatttatttaattttttttagctttataaataattttaccatgTTACGAGCAATGATTTATTCAACAATAGACTGATCcgattcttttattatttaaattaaaataaacttttgaaagctgataaaaattgttttataggGTAGGGGGTGGGTAAAAtgggcttaaaaaaaaattttaatggatttATTTTGGCCATAAATTGATGATTGGAGTCAATATGACTCAACTGTAGATACATTTTAAATGTGGGGCAAAAAgagacattaaaaatttcgaaaatttacgaaattgatttttttttatcaaatttttttaaagaaacttTATGAGGctcattttattctatttcacTTATTGACATTTAAAGGGAGATACAggtctgagatacaaaaaaaaaagaatatttttgtgttttttttttttagagtacctgttttattgaaattcttaaaatttgtgacattattaagcatcatttcaagaatattctgctaaattttcataaaaaaatattgaaaaataagccagtggtagtggggagagacgagtcactttaaaaataaagtctctttgccgtaggcaggataactcatgactgcctcatctgaaattaaaaaaccaaaaagattcctttagtacataaatttattttggatctgaacgaaggatttttttttttcaataactacttattttctaataaaataaaaggaacaatttttggcaaaaatcAGAGTTTTTCGATCGAACctttatcaaaaattcaaaaatgaatattttgtttactccttcgttcaaatccaagataaacttatgtactaaagaagtttttttggtttttttatttcagataagGCAGTTATGAGTTATCTTCTCTACGGCgtgaagacttttttttaaagtgactcgtctctcctcactaccactggcttatttttcaatatttttttatgaactttCAGAAgaatattcttaaaatgatgcttaataatgccacaaattttaagaatttcaataaagaaaatactctgaaaaaaaaaaaaaaaattacaaaaatatgctttttttttatatctgaGACCCCTTTCCTCCCTTAATGTATTTGTACTACTGcggaataaattattgatcgtAAAAgacgaaatattttaataaaattgttaataataaatgaagagTGTTATCAAAAAAAGTGCAAGCAGTGCAAAACAGATCTTACTTTtcataacttaaaaaaaaaccatctacgtataaaaaaagtacttactccTTCTTCAGCTCTCTCTTTCTGaaacgttaataaaaaaaaatgatagaatGTGAGGTGTATCGTTAGCAAAAGCTTGGGTCTGTTGATGATTCTtaacatgaaattaaaaattttaaattcattccaTCACCAGAATATAAAgctttgtaataaaataattactaagataataaaagttataataaaagtatttccatttaaatttaaaaaataaccacCTGAATATCTTCTTTGTTAACAGATTCTTCTTCAAAGCGAAACAATAAATCTTCGCTTTTTTGTCTCTCTTCCTCAAGCTGCGCAAATAGTTGACTTTTTTcgtccaataatttttctagcgCCGACTGCGCCTCCAAAACCGCCTTCTCCATATCTTCCCGATACTAacgatataaaatatttaaaaaataataataataattcaaggttacttttataaataatttaatctcaatgagttattaaaataaactaaaactACCTTATCATATTCTTTTTGTAGCTTAACTATTTTTTGCTCAGCATGATCAGCTTGAGTAGCAGCTTTAGTAATACGTTCGCGCTCAAGATCTCTTTCTTTTCTCAACATATCTATTTCCTGCTGCTTCTCCTTCAACATCTCctgtaaatttatcatttctttcaAGGCCATTCCCAATAAAtcattcacaaaaaaaatataaatacttgaatataaattaaaactgtcTTAAGTCTACCATTCaagcttttatttatatatttatttatttatttatttacaactaataataataattattatttattgtaattacacAAGGAAACAACAACAGGAGTAATATCTTTATTTAAGTATACagactaataaaataaattaataacaaaaaaaaaatcaacaattttattacaagCAATTCGTACaaacaattaataactaattaaatcaCTTAGATCTACATGCCTACGATacttaaatacttaaaataaaactaattaataatcaaataagttacaaaacaataaataaataaaattgttaattagttaattaattattctcacCTGCAATGAGCTTCGGGCAGGTGTTGAAGTACGTAAGCCTGTCTTCTGTAATATCAAATGTTAGAAAAAATACTTTGGCCATGCAGCAAACTAATTACATGcatattaatactaatatcacggtttttaaatttttttaaatcaaaaaccattttttaaatattacatagCATTTACAAACGTCATACGttgatgtaaatatataaaataaatttttaaaacgtaaGGATTACTCGGGAGTCGCGAATCTTACCCTCGTGGCTCCGCGGGTCGCGGTACTTGCTGTTGTACTCGCTAAGCTCGATAAGGAAGTCAATGATTCTCTGGAACTTGTTTTACGTAATGAGGAATTAAGTGCAGCTCCAGTGGGTTTATGGACCACGCAAATAGATGGTCGTTTACTTGACGGTGATCTTGATACTTTGTGTGCAGGCGCAAATAGTCCATGCATAGGACGACATTCAAAGTAcctgatttattattattatttataaattaaattatttatttaaaggaaCTAGAAGTATGCGAATCGGGTTCgaattgaataattcgaatttataaattattcgaatagttcttttcaaattatttataaattctagaATAATCcgaaagtttttgaattaaggAAAAAGACCCAGTATCTgttcagggaactagtaccagatcactccatgtatttgtataaatatatttaccaaattttactaaatatatctatacaaatacatgaagtGATCaagtactagttccctgatcaggtactgggtcttttaccttattagtaacttttcaaataactCGATTCGaattgagaaaattatggtcagcttttaaatattcaatttttattgaattgagaaccaaaaataatattttcgtaGATTCGACTCTAAACTCCATTACGGAGAAAAAGGTTGGCTCGAAACCTACCAATTTTTGTTAAGCTGTCGACTCAACTTTAAACAGGAAATGAAGCattcaaaaagttttaatgctcttataaaaaatgattatgtcGCATCACAATTATTGCAATGTATGAAAGTAATTGTTATCAAAGCTTATCGATAAATTTCTCACGTGTAATATGTATTGTGATACagcacaacaatttttcgtatgagcataataattttttggatgcttcacttcctgtttcaagtttggtcgacagcataataaaaatttctaggtttcgagccaacatttttctccgtgtatttacctctgtcaaaaatttgaattattcgaataACTATTGCAATTTCAAGTcgttcaaaagaaaattataaaattactcgaaaattttcgaatagtTTGTTTGGATTCGATACAAGTCATTTGTATGTTCGAACTATTCGCACACCTCTAAaaaggaatttatttaaataaaatcaggTTATTATAGAAGACCTTTTATCAGCAACAGAACCATCATTTTTACCAACAGGATCATCCAATTCAACTCCACACCATTCACCATTCGCGAATTCAGTCTCACCCATAAATCTCAGTACTCCTGTTTTACTTCCTTGGCTTGACGATACGATAACACGGtctccaatttttaaatcacgtGGTGATACGGAAGACAGACTTGTCATTGAGGCatctatattaaattttatattcttatgtattatatatttattaattacacatataattatttatttcgttttttaattattcatttaaataatttttattagtaacaaaaaaaaaaaaagcattctAATAAAGGAAGGATAAGTGATAGGGTAAACTAGATCtagatctacaaaaaaaaatataaaagctgTGCAGAATGTAGTGGTCCTATGGACGACGGTAATAGTAGCGGTCCTTACTTAGTGACGGtgaaatagatttattaaGACGGCTGTCAGGATTCGCAGGACTTTTAATTCTCGATGATGAGAATGATGGATCAGAAAGTGGAAAACGTGTAAGACGAGTTAAACGTGAAAATATTCCGTGCTTAGGTGCGCACTGAAAATAGCGCGCTCCTGCAACTGATCCATCattttttcctaaaaaaataataaaatattataaaataaataaataaattatttatttataataaattaccaatGGGATCATCCAAGACAACACCAGCCCATTCTCCAGGAGCAAACTGTGTCTCGCCAATGTAAGCAATTGATCCAGGTTTTGATCCTCCGACCCATACTCGGTCTCCAATAATAAAACTGTCAGTATCTTCAGTCAATACGACGCTcgtatctaaataaaattatttaatttaattaaaacgtaatgataataattattttagatgaTTAATGAAACTATTTTTGGAGTTTAcatgacaattaaataaaataatacatgcGGCCTACCTGATCCACGACGTAGTGCATCAGATCTACGGATTGGATTTTCATAAATCGGCTCCATTGAATCTATCATGCAAACAGGACAACAAAAGGTACTGAAAGCtcttgtattaaatattaagcaAACCAACAaagtatacaaataaatatgtaaggAATGGAcagcaaaattattaaagaaaaatattttttgttttatttaaataggcggggatttaattcaaagtttaaaattaactctCTTTAGGTATCGTTGTAGTGTTAAATGAAGCGAAGTAACATATTATTTccttgataattatattatcgatgatcttaCTACCGGAAGTTAATACAATCGGTTTTGGTCTTATGATCTTGCTCAcattgttatataaatatgacgtGTTTAtatattcgttttttttagGAACAGTAGTCAAGAcgcagttattattttttgaatttaatttttatgaatgattaatgatttatttaatgaggATTTCTGTTtgtgatatttaataatctcAGTATCTGGTGTAATaatcttaacatttttaacGTGGGTGACAACATTTATGACATgagtatttatatatcattatGAGATCGAGATCGGCTGGTTGATtcgtaattatattaatgaatattcgTATGTGGGTGTGGTTTTAATGTCATGTTTATGTATTGTAAATACAAATGCTGTGTTATAATTTACGTGGGTAGAACCTTGTGTTGTGTGTGTCTACAACAAGATGGAAAGCTGATTAAATGGATATTACTTTAACAAAGAATTCCTTGTTACTCGAGTTAACGGAAATTgtttcactttattttattttattttactttagttTTTTACCGGCTGCTTTGAATTTAACTTgtcgttttattaaattatttttattcattacttttttaaataattaattatggctgagattaaaaattatactgaaagtagcagacaaaaaaaaattatttcttttaaatgaaCAAGTAAAATACTCGTCagaaaaaactttcaaaaattgcacatcaaaaacttcaaaaaatctttttgtgcaaattctgaaaattaaattttactcacAACTAATTAGttggtaaaatttaaaaaaatatttgacgtCTGCTACTTttaatatcataattaaaactagattatttattttactttctgtaatgaaataaaaatatttgaaaatttttattgaaaaatttctgtttatttgatttaatttttttgcggTCGCTGTGACTTTTACTtggcatttaaataaattgtagattcattatttttatttagaattaattatgattaagtAAATAGTGAGATAAGAACTAGACAATTTATGCAAATATATcatagtattatttataaattttattgaaaagttataattcaatgaaattaattaaataattaatttaaaaaattttaattaagatattgagttaaaaaataatttaatt
This genomic interval carries:
- the LOC103568464 gene encoding CAP-Gly domain-containing linker protein 2 isoform X1, with protein sequence MSEKASGLRQPSKIGRPCCTVPPKPAVPPSPSPRSSMNSMEPIYENPIRRSDALRRGSDTSVVLTEDTDSFIIGDRVWVGGSKPGSIAYIGETQFAPGEWAGVVLDDPIGKNDGSVAGARYFQCAPKHGIFSRLTRLTRFPLSDPSFSSSRIKSPANPDSRLNKSISPSLNASMTSLSSVSPRDLKIGDRVIVSSSQGSKTGVLRFMGETEFANGEWCGVELDDPVGKNDGSVADKRYFECRPMHGLFAPAHKVSRSPSSKRPSICVVHKPTGAALNSSLRKTSSRESLTSLSSLASTTASTATRGATRKTGLRTSTPARSSLQEMLKEKQQEIDMLRKERDLERERITKAATQADHAEQKIVKLQKEYDKYREDMEKAVLEAQSALEKLLDEKSQLFAQLEEERQKSEDLLFRFEEESVNKEDIQKERAEEGVINTYNESKINELESQLTKERERVIQLEKEHARLLEAEQELVKLQNETTEFFELQNRNWCLEEAKITLEKQILERNDLIKEHEEKINELEVKVSRQEEENVGKKDQEIGDQKIYQEIKQSLEEKTKLLEKITKEREHDSEVMKQEIEKLKCQIEKIIEEGKLERDSIVAKYEKVIEDKDRLVELKSKELEDETVRHAEDQKTALGQLRAENQEQINKLSKNLNEQLVNKDQQIDELKLKHQENLLQLEKLAQDLKNQESLAQDKDAELKKALEQLEELSKKLKIAEEMNHELKIKIENLQMNSGNENKIIIEEKQRLEESLASLQKTSTAYSAQLEKLNEDLKVKETELVELQKSKDAEIKQLVESFESKLEEKTRFITEINADMTQKSTRISNLEHEIKELKSLLASKDEEINSLLEKTSELKDAITLSEQTKTNLESELRMYEVNIAEFNQKLSHSEEKISQLIEQKSKLEAEISSVISTSADSSDQLIKYNEDLRLKEKELDQLRERVFELENLSTSSEAKLNRAEEELKAVNQVVEQLRGESGELKDQLDAQVKSKEELNAEISALKIKEVELGEVMKIKDALVEENKIKQQTVEDLNKKLKITEDNLSSLSDKYSSLSSASEEKSQALQKHADELELKLKSLLEESKNLQESKEKLINEKSVSERSFEDFRLKLEAEKESRVRLEALAGEKESLVKSLEIRIDDLKKEKEEASLVVQDLNAKYNDSLTQLALANSNYASAQSEASLEVATLKEQITHLESSNKDLKKSIEVMNQSAGEWKDKLSESASYAKELEGKIKELESLTANKSAECEKLKVELMGIKDTGVEWQEEKNRYLKSIEDGAKDKAALEEKVKVIESEREVFKKELEVKLKDLGERDSLVESLKNEQLQSLRDSKAAFDQKLKQLELELEKSCKEMNIVKSKNQELETVIASVKDELNNRDDLVASLQKQIDGMKKDKDELTNGDKTKDHELEVKRLEIDAVKVENKNLQTVKVSLEKNLKDAEIKIQSLTDLVANNENEIVKRTQSLADELTKVKKDSEMLRENHNLLDKENKQLSTKLSHTLEELKTKMENNKNLTEINSSRQTIVMNDVKKNNGNNDNDVNLTQLIEDNETYKGQIDFLNSVIVDMQKKNEKLLCKIEVLEMGIPANEADDYSKFTIDKKTATPRMFCDICDQFDLHETEDCPKQSQDFEVEQTVKKSSKKVAVERPYCENCEMFGHDTAQCDDAETF